The Anopheles coluzzii chromosome 2, AcolN3, whole genome shotgun sequence genome window below encodes:
- the LOC120950035 gene encoding chymotrypsin inhibitor has protein sequence MKSEITVLLLLLLLLLFTLCPFALAKRSFSLLSSDPCLEKRTCGKNEEFVCCGPCVEPTCSKPEPDADCTNVCVAGCFCKKNYVRRAIGGSCIWAKKCPKRIQTTKKP, from the exons ATGAAAAGCGAAATCactgtactgctgctgctgctgctgctactgcttttCACACTGTGTCCGTTCGCTTTAGCGAAACGATCGTTCAGTCTTCTATCATCCGATCCCTGTCTGGAGAAGCGAA CATGCGGCAAGAACGAGGAGTTCGTCTGCTGTGGACCCTGCGTCGAGCCAACCTGCTCCAAACCGGAGCCCGATGCCGACTGTACCAACGTCTGCGTCGCGGGCTGCTTCTGTAAGAAGAACTACGTACGGCGCGCCATCGGTGGATCGTGCATCTGggcgaaaaaatgtcccaagcGTATACAGACGACCAAAAAACCATAA
- the LOC120952280 gene encoding uncharacterized protein LOC120952280 has product MKLLLVFSVLLFIGSLEASRCVHRRCPKNEVYSCCAPCPQKACISEAVKCQTSCLPGCVCKKGFVRETQFGNCVPVDTTCNPTTTKCAAGCTSGCVCKKGFVRETEFGKCIPLRLCPRISIASAHPSAEMNWSIVLIVAAGCSICAAQTTVKRYPTGVNATRHGTTGGNATHHGTTGVFVTRHSTTGSSVRPSKGLIPVAPGAKCPITTCGRNEALQACGTCNQITCSGISTEVCRRSCYCGCQCRRGYDQDVLHFDEKRVLFVNGLVIRFTFIIVK; this is encoded by the exons ATGAAGCTTTTGCTAGTGTTTTCCGTTCTGTTGTTTATCGGCAGCCTGGAGGCGAGTCGCTGCGTCCATC GCCGGTGTCCCAAGAATGAAGTGTATTCCTGCTGTGCTCCCTGTCCGCAGAAGGCGTGCATCTCGGAGGCCGTCAAATGCCAGACGTCCTGCTTGCCCGGTTGCGTCTGCAAAAAGGGGTTCGTAAGAGAAACGCAGTTCGGCAACTGCGTTCCAGTGGACAC GACCTGCAATCCAACGACTACCAAGTGTGCTGCTGGCTGTACGTCCGGCTGCGTCTGTAAGAAGGGTTTCGTGCGAGAAACGGAATTCGGCAAATGCATCCCGCTTCGACTGTGTCCTCG CATCAGCATCGCTTCAGCGCATCCGTCTGCCGAGATGAATTGGAGCATCGTTCTAATAGTTGCTGCCGGGTGCAGTATCTGTGCTGCTCAAACCACCGTAAAACGCTACCCGACCGGTGTAAACGCTACCCGGCACGGAACGACCGGTGGAAACGCTACCCACCACGGAACGACCGGTGTATTCGTTACCCGGCATAGCACGACCGGCAGCAGCGTGCGGCCCTCGAAAGGATTAATTCCGGTAGCTCCCGGAGCTAAGTGTCCCATAA CTACATGTGGACGGAATGAGGCACTGCAAGCGTGCGGAACATGCAACCAGATAACCTGCTCCGGAATATCCACGGAAGTGTGCCGACGATCGTGCTACTGCGGTTGCCAGTGCCGACGGGGTTAC GACCAGGACGTTCTGCATTTCGACGAAAAACGAGTTCTTTTTGTGAACGGCCTGGTCATACGGTTCACATTCATTATTGTGAAATGA
- the LOC120950032 gene encoding UDP-glucosyltransferase 2, whose protein sequence is MTLRILLLAGLLAASCCSGADILMITMGGTKSHKIPFLELAKGLIPRGHNITFLNGFPADFTLHGLQEVTPSGLVEYIRNYTNWDLLGARMRGDMPLSLWDVFRFSWQICDATLEDKETMDLLGRKFDLMILDGAFPECALGLVYRLGVPFMYINTVGFYTGTMALAGNPVPYSTTPAFYRPVTDDMRFFERLSNAFYTLVGDVVYTPSMLYLQHMVRRHLGSDVPNIWNLSRNVSFILQNGQASVTYPRPLLPNVAEIACIHCKPAAPLPKDLEDFIAGAGESGFIYVSMGSSVKAANMPDHLRQLLVQAFARLPYRVLWKYEASPALLTDLPANVKIGRWLPQQDILGHRKLRAFVTHGGLLSMFETVYHGVPVVTMPVFCDHDANAAKAVADGYALKLDLETITSERLVRAIHKVIHDSTYRREAKRRQVLLKDQRSTPLETAIYWTEYVIRHNGAYHLQSPARNLNFLQYYCLDQVLFLIGVVYLLRALTRLYLNPRIVQLGKEKLH, encoded by the exons ATGACACTGCGGATCCTGCTGCTGGCGGGACTGCTGGCCGCATCCTGCTGCTCGGGGGCCGACATTCTCATGATCACGATGGGCGGTACCAAATCACACAAGATCCCGTTTTTGGAACTGGCCAAGGGTCTCATCCCACG CGGTCATAATATAACGTTTCTGAACGGGTTTCCGGCCGACTTTACGCTGCACGGTCTGCAGGAGGTCACACCGTCCGGGCTGGTTGAGTACATCCGCAACTATACGAACTGGGATCTGCTCGGTGCACGGATGCGTGGTGATATGCCGCTGTCCTTGTGGGATGTGTTCCGATTTTCCTGGCAG ATCTGCGACGCAACGCTAGAGGACAAGGAAACGATGGACCTGCTGGGGCGTAAGTTTGACCTCATGATCTTGGACGGCGCATTCCCGGAATGTGCCCTCGGGCTGGTGTACCGGCTCGGCGTACCGTTCATGTACATCAACACGGTCGGCTTCTACACCGGCACGATGGCTTTGGCGGGCAATCCCGTACCGTACTCGACGACGCCCGCCTTCTATCGCCCGGTGACGGACGACATGCGCTTCTTCGAGCGCCTGTCCAACGCGTTCTACACGCTGGTGGGCGACGTAGTGTACACC CCCTCGATGCTCTACCTGCAGCACATGGTGCGGCGCCATCTCGGTTCGGACGTGCCGAACATCTGGAACCTGTCCCGCAACGTGAGCTTCATCCTGCAGAATGGGCAGGCGAGCGTAACGTACCCCCGGCCGCTCCTGCCGAACGTGGCGGAAATCGCCTGCATCCACTGCAAACCGGCCGCCCCGCTGCCCAAGGATCTGGAGGACTTCATTGCCGGGGCGGGCGAGTCCGGCTTTATCTACGTATCGATGGGCTCGTCGGTGAAGGCGGCCAACATGCCGGACCATCTGCGCCAGCTGCTGGTACAGGCGTTTGCCCGCCTCCCCTACCGGGTGCTGTGGAAGTACGAGGCGAGCCCCGCGCTGCTGACGGATCTGCCGGCGAACGTTAAGATTGGCCGGTGGTTGCCGCAGCAGGACATCCTCGGCCACCGGAAGCTGCGTGCGTTCGTGACGCACGGTGGGCTGCTCAGCATGTTCGAAACGGTGTACCACGGTGTGCCGGTCGTGACCATGCCCGTGTTCTGCGACCATGATGCGAACGCGGCAAAGGCCGTCGCCGACGGGTACGCCCTGAAGCTCGACCTGGAAACGATCACGAGCGAACGGTTGGTGCGTGCCATCCACAAGGTGATCCACGACTCTACGTACCGCCGGGAGGCCAA ACGACGGCAGGTTCTGCTGAAAGACCAAAGATCGACACCGCTCGAGACGGCCATCTACTGGACGGAGTACGTGATTCGTCACAACGGCGCATACCATTTGCAGTCGCCGGCACGAAACTTAAA CTTCCTCCAGTACTACTGTCTGGATCAGGTGCTATTCTTGATCGGTGTCGTTTACCTGCTGCGAGCATTGACCCGTCTGTATCTGAACCCACGAATCGTGCAGCTGGGCAAGGAGAAACTTCACTGA
- the LOC120950034 gene encoding trypsin inhibitor-like: MKFFVLLGAALLLAAGAALADNSNETSSVESQEVSCPTEPCKGQYEEWRCCGKCQEVCFQKQLKCTTKCTKGCYCLEGFVRQYADGKCIPKKLCHHYWSRAFSSGGKR, translated from the exons ATGAAATTCTTTGTCCTGCTGGGAGCGGcactgctgctggctgctggcGCAGCATTGGCAGACAATTCGAACGAAACGTCCAGCGTAGAGTCGCAGGAAGTTAGTTGTCCTACAG AACCCTGCAAAGGGCAGTACGAGGAGTGGCGGTGCTGCGGCAAATGCCAGGAAGTGTGCTTTCAAAAGCAGCTCAAGTGCACCACGAAATGTACCAAGGGATGCTACTGTCTGGAGGGATTCGTCCGCCAGTACGCGGATGGCAAATGTATACCGAAGAAGCTGTGCCATCACTACTGGAGCAGAGCTTTTAGCAGCGGCGGTAAAAGATGA
- the LOC120950036 gene encoding uncharacterized protein LOC120950036 yields the protein MKLPLLCCVPLLAALLVSSTTAQHAEDALKQSYDGTESSAVREQPEQRCVPTKECPPDEVFKCCGPCYQLNCYGTVLDCAGRCYAECYCASGFVREYPGGRCIPKLFCQRPPLPILSDYEDLLVE from the exons ATGAAGCTCCCACTACTTTGCTGTGTTCCATTGCTAGCAGCGTTGCTAGTTTCCAGCACGACAGCTCAACACGCAGAAGATGCACTCAAACAAAGCTATGATGGTACCGAAAGTTCAGCCGTGCGTGAACAACCCGAGCAGCGTTGCGTTCCTACAA AGGAATGTCCCCCCGATGAGGTGTTCAAATGCTGTGGACCCTGCTATCAGCTGAACTGTTACGGTACCGTGCTGGACTGTGCCGGACGTTGCTACGCCGAGTGCTACTGTGCCAGCGGCTTTGTCCGAGAGTATCCCGGCGGTCGCTGCATTCCCAAGCTGTTCTGCCAGCGGCCACCGCTGCCAATTCTTTCCGACTATGAGGACTTGCTCGTGGAATAA
- the LOC120951046 gene encoding chymotrypsin inhibitor Ani s 6-like, with protein sequence MRYSLVVCFIVIVAFATIGAQKAGCVKEICPARERYQCCGSCIQRTCALEDDTTCPDVCYKGCYCKQGYVRKYAPDGPCIRQDKCPRTIPTRPPRK encoded by the exons ATGCGCTACTCATTGGTAGTGTGTTTTATAGTGATCGTAGCGTTCGCTACAATCGGTGCACAAAAGGCGGGATGTGTGAAGG AAATCTGCCCAGCCCGGGAGCGGTACCAGTGTTGCGGCTCGTGCATTCAGCGCACTTGTGCCCTGGAGGATGATACTACATGTCCGGACGTGTGCTACAAGGGTTGCTACTGCAAGCAGGGATACGTGAGGAAGTACGCACCGGACGGTCCCTGCATTCGGCAGGACAAGTGTCCCCGAACTATTCCAACCCGCCCGCCACGTAAATAG
- the LOC120951040 gene encoding sensory neuron membrane protein 1: MKMELKERNFKKIGLICVAVLLCGMVFSYGIFPSILRFMIKQNVLLKPGTQIRDMFEKIPFPLDFKLHIFNVTNPDEIMRGGKPRVNDIGPLYFEEWKEKYDTVDNVEEDTLTFTLRNTWIFRPDLSALTGEEIVTIPHPLIMGVLLMVQRDREAMMPLVKKGVNILFDPLESAFLKVRIMDLLFDGIYVDCSSQDFAAKALCSGMDSEGAVMPHNETHYKFSFFGMRNHTEAGRWVVYRGVKNIRDLGRVVSYNEETEMDIWDGDECNQYIGTDSTIFPPFLTAQDRLWAWSPEICRSLGAHYVHKSKYAGLPMSYFELDFGDLKNEPHNHCFCRDAPDDCPPKGTMDLSPCLGGPIIGSKPHFYGADPKLVEAVDGLAPNKAAHDVYIHFELFTGSPVSAAKRLQFSMELGPIRDHELFGQLPDVILPMFWAEEGASLNKTWTNQLKYQLFLGLKFNATVKWLTIIIGTVGAVGSAYMYFRKETKTTDVAPVDVSTPDTNPSSAKDGVVNVSLGRNLPPVIDGLDKPPKLRATELQQERY; this comes from the exons ATGAAGATGGAGCTAAAGGAAAGAAATTTTAAGAAGATTGGACTTATCTGCGTCGCGGTGCTTCTGTGTGGTATGGTGTTTAGCTATGGGATATTTCCGTCGATTTTGCGTTTCATGATAAAGCAG AACGTGCTGCTGAAACCGGGCACACAAATACGGGACATGTTCGAGAAGATACCATTTCCGCTCGACTTCAAGCTGCACATCTTCAACGTGACGAACCCGGATGAAATTATGCGCGGTGGCAAACCGCGCGTCAACGATATTGGACCACTTTATTTCGA AGAATGGAAGGAAAAGTATGACACGGTGGACAACGTGGAGGAAGACACGCTCACGTTCACACTGCGCAACACATGGATATTCCGGCCCGATCTGTCCGCCCTAACTGGCGAGGAAATTGTCACCATACCGCATCCACTCATTATGGGCGTTCTGCTGATGGTGCAGCGGGACCGCGAAGCAATGATGCCGCTGGTCAAGAAGGGCGTCAACATCCTGTTCGATCCGCTCGAGTCCGCCTTCCTGAAGGTGCGCATCATGGACCTGCTGTTCGATGGCATTTACGTCGACTGCAGCAGCCAGGACTTTGCTGCGAAGGCGCTCTGCTCCGGCATGGATTCAGAAGGTGCAGTTATGCCGCACAACGAAACCCACTACAAGTTTTCCTTCTTTGGTATG CGCAATCACACCGAGGCAGGCCGTTGGGTCGTGTACCGGGGCGTGAAGAACATTCGCGACCTCGGCCGGGTGGTATCGTACAACGAGGAAACGGAGATGGACATCTGGGACGGGGACGAGTGCAACCAGTACATCGGTACCGATTCGACCATCTTCCCCCCGTTTCTCACCGCTCAGGATCGGCTATGGGCATGGTCGCCCGAAATCTGTCGTTCGCTCGGTGCGCACTACGTGCACAAGTCAAAGTATGCCGGGCTGCCGATGAGCTATTTCGAGCTGGACTTTGGCGATCTTAAG AATGAGCCGCACAATCACTGCTTTTGTCGCGATGCGCCCGACGATTGCCCACCGAAGGGCACGATGGATCTGTCGCCCTGTCTTGGGGGACCCATAATCGGCTCAAAGCCCCACTTCTACGGCGCCGATCCGAAGCTGGTCGAAGCGGTGGACGGGCTGGCACCGAACAAGGCAGCACACGATGTCTACATTCATTTTGAGCTG TTCACCGGAAGTCCGGTTTCGGCCGCAAAACGGCTACAGTTCAGCATGGAGCTCGGCCCGATACGAGACCACGAGCTGTTTGGTCAGCTGCCGGACGTAATTTTGCCCATGTTTTGGGCCGAAGAGGGTGCCTCGCTCAACAAAACCTGGACCAATCAGCTGAAATATCAACTGTTTCT GGGGCTCAAGTTTAATGCCACTGTCAAATGGTtaaccatcatcatcggtaCGGTCGGGGCCGTCGGGTCGGCGTACATGTACTTTCGCaaggaaaccaaaacaaccgaCGTGGCCCCGGTGGATGTATCGACCCCGGACACCAATCCGTCGTCTGCCAAGGATGGTGTTGTGAACGTTTCGCTCGGCAGAAACCTGCCGCCCGTTATCGACGGGTTGGACAAACCGCCGAAGCTCAGGGCGACCGAGCTTCAGCAGGAACGGTACTAG
- the LOC120951041 gene encoding mucin-2-like has product MAKIRIIFFALYILALCVSYTATSPIDSTAISYEPVTDEFSTVPDTMPTETEAPVTEETSPEMTPIDTTAPVTDETPINPDTIPTETDAPITEETSPQMTPIDTTAPVTDETPINPDTIPTETDAPITEETSPATSPIETTAPVANETTTAPTAPTVIQTPVTQESSPEASPTNATAPVTEKTSTVPDTMPTEIQTAITEETCPDTTTPVTEKTPTDPGTTPIEPEPPITIETCPETSPTETTAPVPTAPVANETTTVPDTAPTVTKAPVTQETSPQTSQNYTTTRNTTLTTMIASSTPATTGTATNTTVRTTTNTTVRTTAKTSSRTTAKTSSRTTAKTTPPTTARSTTRTTPPKTTFTYPPTTTIRTTTTKCIPTTCGENEVFNCCGQCAYNTCRGYVTCQDRGCVQGCFCMVGFVRAHPKGPCISYKACPKQEFPPYIKE; this is encoded by the exons ATGGCGAAGATAAGGATAATTTTCTTTGCACTTTATATATTGGCCCTCTGTGTATCCTACACTGCGACGAGCCCGATTGACTCAACTGCAATATCCTACGAGCCGGTAACAGATGAGTTCTCTACGGTTCCTGATACAATGCCGACAGAAACTGAGGCTCCCGTCACCGAAGAAACATCTCCCGAGATGACCCCGATTGACACAACTGCGCCAGTAACAGATGAGACTCCTATTAATCCTGATACAATACCGACAGAAACTGATGCTCCCATCACCGAAGAAACATCTCCCCAGATGACCCCGATTGACACAACTGCGCCAGTAACAGATGAGACTCCTATTAATCCTGATACAATACCGACAGAAACTGATGCTCCCATCACCGAAGAAACATCTCCCGCGACGAGTCCGATTGAAACTACTGCACCAGTTGCAAATGAGACTACAACGGCTCCTACAGCACCGACAGTAATTCAAACTCCAGTCACCCAAGAAAGCTCTCCAGAGGCGAGCCCGACTAACGCAACTGCGCCAGTAACGGAGAAGACCTCTACAGTTCCTGATACAATGCCGACAGAAATTCAGACTGCCATCACCGAAGAAACATGTCCCGACACAACTACACCAGTAACAGAGAAGACCCCTACAGATCCTGGTACAACTCCGATAGAACCTGAGCCTCCGATCACCATAGAAACATGTCCAGAGACGAGTCCGACTGAAACTACTGCACCAGTACCTACTGCGCCGGTTGCAAATGAGACTACTACTGTTCCTGATACAGCACCGACAGTAACTAAAGCTCCAGTCACCCAAGAAACATCTCCCCAGACGAGCCAGAATTATACAACAACACGAAATACGACTCTAACCACCATGATAGCTTCTTCTACGCCTGCCACAACTGGAACTGCCACGAACACTACAGTACGTACCACCACGAACACTACAGTACGCACCACTGCGAAGACATCATCGCGCACCACTGCGAAGACATCATCGCGCACCACCGCGAAAACGACACCACCGACTACCGCTCGCAGTACCACGAGAACTACACCACCGAAAACAACTTTCACCTATCCACCGACTACAACCATACGCACCACTACTACAAAATGCATTCCAA CAACTTGCGGTGAAAATGAAGTGTTTAACTGCTGCGGACAGTGCGCCTATAACACGTGCCGGGGATATGTTACCTGTCAAGATCGGGGCTGTGTGCAGGGTTGCTTCTGCATGGTAGGATTCGTGCGTGCCCATCCGAAGGGACCATGCATTTCGTACAAAGCCTGCCCGAAGCAAGAGTTTCCACCCTACATCAAAGAGTAG
- the LOC120951045 gene encoding chymotrypsin-elastase inhibitor ixodidin-like — protein sequence MKCLLLLLIVCVVASCGSAQRIVPNRDVLACTRHMKCGPNEVYYCCGMCFELTCDNMSRNRYCNERCYKGCYCADGYTRRWADGGCVRDAQCASGRK from the exons ATGAAGTGcttactactgctgctgattgTTTGTGTGGTGGCCTCCTGTGGCTCGGCTCAGAGGATAGTTCCAAACAGGGATGTTTTGGCCTGTACCCGCCACA TGAAATGCGGGCCGAATGAGGTCTACTACTGCTGCGGAATGTGCTTCGAGCTGACCTGTGATAATATGTCCCGCAACAGATACTGTAATGAACGGTGCTACAAAGGATGCTACTGCGCTGACGGATACACGCGTCGATGGGCGGACGGAGGCTGCGTGCGCGATGCGCAATGCGCATCTGGTCGAAAATAA
- the LOC120951044 gene encoding venom serine protease inhibitor, producing the protein MKHLAIFLLVAAAALIEVQGQSEPCLLWMKPQPTCPTNERYTCCKPCRESTCLSTGLLPKCAGPCKGGCICKNGYIRVINNGRCVLPSKCSNSFPFKF; encoded by the exons ATGAAGCATCTCGCAATCTTCCTGCTGGTCGCTGCAGCCGCGCTGATCGAAGTACAGGGACAGAGTGAACCATGCTTGCTGTGGATGAAACCGC AGCCAACGTGTCCCACTAACGAACGATACACGTGCTGCAAGCCATGTCGCGAGTCCACATGCCTGTCCACCGGATTGCTTCCCAAATGTGCTGGGCCCTGCAAAGGAGGATGTATTTGTAAAAATGGCTACATACGCGTCATAAACAATGGTAGATGTGTTCTACCGTCGAAATGCTCCAATAGTTTCccatttaaattttga